GAGAGAGCCTATTTTAATAATTTTTAAAACATAAAAAGCAAAAACATATTTAGCTATCTCTATCAATACTGTTGTTACTGCTGCTCCTGTTAGAATTGAAGAGAGTTTAATTTTTTTATTAGGCAGAATTTTATAAAGTAAGCTTGCTATAACAAACATTAACAGGAAAGGAAGAATGTGTTTAAGAAAGAAAATAAGCAGGGTCTTCAATCCAGAAAACTCTGGAGGCTGGAAAACTCTGATAAGATATGTTAGGGCAAATGAAGCTGCCACTGTAAATGTAATAAGAAGTATTATAAAGAATGACATTGCAATAGATGCCAGAAAATGTCTTTTTTTAGGAGTTCTAAAAATTTTGTTTAGAGAAAACTCAACTGCTGTAAAAAGCTGTAAAGAAAAAATACCATAAAGTATAATAGAAATACTGCTTACTTCTTTTGAGGCTAAAATATTTCTTAGTTCCTTAATCATCTGTAATTCTATTGCAGGGAAAAATGCAATTAATTTAGAGTACACGAATCTTACAACTCTCTCTTCCTGCATAATATTAACTAAAACATTGACAATAAACATGCTTAAAGGAATGATTGAAAGGATTGAAAAAAATGCAAGGGAGGAGCTCAAAAAGACTCCTTCATCATTGTAGAAATCCTTAAAACTTACAATAAAAGCTCTTGGAAGTTTTGTAATCATTTGAGTAGAATTTCAGCATTGATATAGTAGATTTTGTCTAATAACTCTTCAGAAAGACCAAGTTTTTTGAGATTCTCTATTTCCTTACCCTGGTCTGCCCAGGGAGAATCAGTTCCAAATAGTATGTAATTTTCTGGATGTTTGAGAATTAATTCTTTGATTTTTTCATCAGGTATCCATCCAAAGGAAAAAGAGATTTCCATGTATATTGGTTTTCCTATCATTAATTTTTCCACCTCATCCCACTGTTTCCATGCTCCAAGATGTGTAGCTACAAATTTGAGTTTAGGAAAATGATTTATAACATTCATTATTCTTGATGGAGAAGCAATATTCCACTCAGGAAAGGCTATATCATAACCACAGTGCATCACAATTAAAAGGTCATTTTCAATCAATGCTTCATAAATAGGATAGACTTTTTCATCATCAATGGCAAAGTCCTGATAAAAAGGATGCATTTTTATTCCATAAAAACCTTCTTTTTTGATTAGCCTAATATGTTCTTTTAAATTCTTATCTTCAGGATGAATAGATGGCAAAGGAATAATTCTATCAGAGCGAATTTTATCACTCCATTTAAGAATTGAGTTAAACTGTTCTGGTCTTGTAGCAATATTACATATAACGGATTTTGTTACATGATTTTTATCCATTGACCGAAGAAGGTCATCCAATGTTCCATTAAGAACAGCTTTGACTTTACTGTTTTCTTCAAGTTTTTTTATTGCTCTTTCTGCAATCTCATCTGGGAAGGCATGAGTATGAAAATCAATTATTTGCATAAGTCTTATTTTATCGTTAAAAAAAATGAATTTGTCAACGATGTTTCTCTAAGCATATCTTTTTTGTTATATTTAATTATCTCATTTTGTGAGGTGAGTTATGGATATATCATCATTGATTCAGAAAAATGATAGGAAGATAATTTTTATAATTCTTGATGGAATAGGTGGACTTCCTGTAAATGGAAAAACAGAGCTTGAGGCAGCAAACAAACCAAACCTTGACGCCCTTGCAAGAGTTTCTGCCTGTGGTATGCATATTCCTGTGGCTTATGGAATAACACCTGGAAGTGGTCCTGGCCATTTTGGAGTTTTTGGATACGATCCTCTAAAGTATGAAATCGGAAGAGGTGTTCTTGAAGCACTGGGACTTGGTATAGAACTTCAAAAAACAGATGTTGCATTAAGATGTAATTATGCTACGCTAAAAGATGATATAATTGTTGACAGAAGAGCAGGAAGAATACCAACAGAGAAAAATATAGAGCTTACAGCAAAATTATCAGAGCAGATTAAAGAAATTGATGATGTTAAAATTATTTTAAAACCGGGAAAGGAACACAGATTTTGCCTTGTAATGCGTTTTCCTAAAAACATTACTGAAAAACAGGCAATGGTTACAGATACAGATCCGCA
The nucleotide sequence above comes from Thermodesulfovibrio aggregans. Encoded proteins:
- a CDS encoding amidohydrolase family protein, whose translation is MQIIDFHTHAFPDEIAERAIKKLEENSKVKAVLNGTLDDLLRSMDKNHVTKSVICNIATRPEQFNSILKWSDKIRSDRIIPLPSIHPEDKNLKEHIRLIKKEGFYGIKMHPFYQDFAIDDEKVYPIYEALIENDLLIVMHCGYDIAFPEWNIASPSRIMNVINHFPKLKFVATHLGAWKQWDEVEKLMIGKPIYMEISFSFGWIPDEKIKELILKHPENYILFGTDSPWADQGKEIENLKKLGLSEELLDKIYYINAEILLK
- a CDS encoding YihY/virulence factor BrkB family protein gives rise to the protein MITKLPRAFIVSFKDFYNDEGVFLSSSLAFFSILSIIPLSMFIVNVLVNIMQEERVVRFVYSKLIAFFPAIELQMIKELRNILASKEVSSISIILYGIFSLQLFTAVEFSLNKIFRTPKKRHFLASIAMSFFIILLITFTVAASFALTYLIRVFQPPEFSGLKTLLIFFLKHILPFLLMFVIASLLYKILPNKKIKLSSILTGAAVTTVLIEIAKYVFAFYVLKIIKIGSLYGSVSTFLALLMWLFYGWAVFLYGAELIKNIEKK